The Pueribacillus theae nucleotide sequence GTTCATCTTTGTTATTTTGTCTAATCACTTCAATATATTTAACTTGATGTCCATCAATTTCCGTTACTTTAAATTCATAGCCGTTCACTTTAATCGAAGAACCAAGCTGGATATCGCTTATCTGAGAGAGCATCCATCCCCCAATTGTATCAACTTCACTGTCATCAAGATGCAAATTGAATAGATTGTTCACATCTTCGATTAACACTTTTCCATCCAGCACTGTAATTGTTGGGGACACTTTATTAATCATTGGCTGTTCATCGCTGTCAAATTCATCGCGGATTTCACCGACAATTTCTTCAAGGATATCCTCAACAGTAACAAGGCCTGCAGTGCCGCCATACTCATCAACGAGAACAGCCATATGAATTTGCTCTTTTTGCATTCTAATGAGCAATTTTTTTATCGGTATATGTTCAATCACTAAAATGATCGGACGAATATATTCTTCCAATGGCTTCGCATGGTTATTGAACACATCATGAAAAACTTCTTTTATATTGATTAAGCCAACAATATGATCTTTGTCGCCATCCGCAACGGGAAAGCGTGTAAATTTTTCTTGTTTTAAAACATTAAGATTTTCCTCCAACGTATCGTCTTTATAGACGCACACGATTTCTGTCCGAGGCACCATAATTTCCCTCGCAAGCCTGTCATCAAACTCGAAAATGCGGTTGACATACTGCAATTCGGATTGATTGATTTCGCCGCTTTTATAGCTCTCAGACATACTAAGCCGCAATTCCTCCTCTGATAAAGCAGCTTCTTGGGAATCATTCGTTTTAAAACCGAAAACGCGAACGAGCAAACGGGCCGAACCGTTTAAAAGCCATATGAGAGGAAACGCAATGATATAAAACCAATACAGCGGCTTAGCAATCAATAAAGCAATTTGTTCTGATTTTTGAATGGCAATCGTTTTTGGTGCCAGTTCACCAACTACGACATTTAAAAACGTGACAAACAAAAATACAATTAGAAAAGATAAAGTGCTGGTAACCGCCTCAGGCAAGCCGAACCAAGCAACGAACGGATCAATAAGGCCGTGAAACGTTGGTTCTCCAAGCCACCCAAGTCCTAATGCCGCAATTGTAATGCCCAGTTGGGTGGCGGATAGGTAGCCATCAAGGTTGTTCAGTATTTTTTGAACAATGATGGCGTTTTTATTCGCATTCATTGCCAGTTGGTCAATTCGGGTTTTTCTTACTTTAACAACCGAAAATTCCGCCGCAACGAAAAAGGCGGTAAAAAAGATAAGTAATATGAATAAGATTAAATTAAAAATATCCATCATTTCCTTATACAAATGTATAAGGGATTCCACCTCCTTGGTACGAGAGGATTAATTTACGATTCAAACCTATTGTTTTAATACCCTAACCAGACAGTGATTACTCATTCATTTAAAAATTCCAGAATATCTTTCGCTAGTTTTTCCGGCTGTTCTTCACTGACTAAATGGCCGGCATCCTCATAAACGACGAGTTTTGCATTTGGCAAATCGGTCAAAAGGTTATGCGCAGTTGTAAGCGGGATAACTTTATCATGTTTTCCCCATACAAGTAAACATGGGGTTGCAATGCTTTGCATTTCCTCTGATAATAAATCGCCTTCCCTGTGGCGCAATAAACGAATCATGCAGTCGAGGAAGCGTTTATGTTGCAGCGGTTCCCCATACTCTTTTATTAAGTTTTCATTTACAATAGATTTATTGTAGACGACAGTGAGAAGATTTTCCTTCACATCGTTCTTCTTAAACCATTTTTTTATGAAAAAACTTACAAATGGAAGATAGGAACTATAAATAACTGCTTTTTTTGCCCTTTTTAAATAAGCTGAGCCGCCAATCAAAACACATCGTTCAATGAGTGCCGGGGCTATTTTTGCTGTGCGCAATGCGATTTGTCCTCCCATTGAATGGCCGATCAGCACAACATGCTTTAGTGAAAACGCAGTGATAAAATCAATGATGAGCTGGCTGTAATTTTTATAAGAATAACGGAATGACGTTGATTTTTCGCTTTTTCCAAAACCAGGCAAATCGATTGAAATGACGGTATGCGTTTTTGCGAGCAGCGGAATTAAATAGCGAAAGCTATATGTAGACGAAAGAAATCCATGAATAAGCAAGAACACTTGATTGCTTCGGTGTACGTTAGGCTCGTACCACTCGTAATACAGTTGTACATTTAACAATGTTATGTTGCTAGTATGTTCTGTTATTGCTGTTGTCATTTCGAAAAACCTCCATTTGCTGCAAAAACATACTTTATAAAAAATGATAACAGCTTAACGTATTATACCCAATTTTTCCTTTTTTCAATGCTGCCCGAGGTGGGATTTCTGTTATAATAAACTAAGTTGACACAGCGTGTGTATGAAGGAGCGAAAATTATGGATAACAAGACTGTGGAACTGCTTGAAATCTTGGAGAAAAATGGACGAATTCCAATTGAGACGTTAGCAAAAATGCTTGATTTAAAGGTTGAAGAAATAGAAAGAAAGATAAAAACGTTAGAAGAAAAAAATATCATTCTTAGCTATTCGGCTGTCGTAGACTGGAGCAAAGCCATTGAAGACGAGAAAGTCACGGCGGTCATTGATGTTAAAGTGACGCCAAAGCGCGGCGTCGGCTTTAATGAGGTTGCTGAACGAATTTACCGCTTCCCTGAAGTAAAGGCTGTTTATTTAATGTCAGGAACCTATGATCTTTCCGTTCACATCGAAGGAAAGACAATGGCACAAATCGCGAGATTTGTTGCAGAGAAACTATCTACCATCGACTCGGTTATTTCAACGACCACACACTTTATGTTGAAAAAATACAAACATGACGGTGTGATTTTTGAACCGAAAAAAGAAGATAAACGAATTGTGGTGTCTCCATGAAAACGAGCACAATGAAACGATCGTATTTATCTGAAACAGCGAAAAAATTAAAGCCATCTGGGATACGCAAATTTTTTGACCTTGCGTCACAAATGGAAGGCGTCATTTCATTAGGTGTTGGAGAACCGGATTTTGTCACGCCTTGGCATGTATGCGAAGCAAGCCTTGATTCTCTTGAAAGAGGGTACACTGGCTATACATCAAATGCAGGGTTGCTTGAGTTAAGAACTGAAATTGTGAAATACTTACAAGGGAAATTCAATCTGACATATGATGCAGAAGATGAAGTGATTGTTACCGTTGGTGCGAGCCAGGCGATTGATGTTGCCCTGCGTGCCATCCTTGATTCAGGTGATGAAGTGCTTGTCGTGGAACCTTGTTTCGTTGCCTATAGTGCGAGCGTTTCTCTCGCTGGTGGCGTCCCTGTCGCCGTACCGACAAGTGCTGAAAGTGAATTTAAGCTGCTGCCTGAACAACTAGAGCAGAAAATTACCGAAAAGACAAAAGCAATCATCCTTTGTTTCCCGAACAACCCGACGGGGACAACGATGAGTGAACAAGAGTTGGACAACGTGGCTGACATCGTTAAAAAACACGATTTGCTCGTATTGACTGACGAGATTTATGCGGAACTTAGCTATAATGAGGAACATGTGAGCATAGCCCGTTTTAACGGAATGAAAGAAAGAACGATCTACATTTCGGGCTTTTCTAAAGCGTTTGCCATGACAGGCTGGCGGCTCGGCTATGCGGCGGGGCCAGCAGAAATCATTCAAGCGATGCTGAAAATCCATCAATATACAATTATGTGTGCACCAACTATGGCTCAGTACGGGGCACTTGAAGCACTCAAGACAGGGATGGACGATGTGAATGAAATGGTGAAAAGCTACCGTCAGAGGCGGAATTTCCTCGTCAAGTCCTTTCAGGAAATTGGATTGGATTGCCACTTGCCGGGCGGGGCATTCTATGTCTTTCCTTCGATAAAAAAAACAGGCCTTACATCAGAACAATTTGCGGAACGCCTGCTTCATGAAGAAAAGGTGGCTGTTGTTCCTGGCAACGTTTTTGGAGAAGGCGGCGAAGGGCATATCCGCTGTTCTTATGCTACGTCTTTATCTGAACTGCAAGAAGCAATGAACCGGATCGGAAGATTCACAAGAAAATATGCTGTCTAAATAAAAAAAGCAAAACCGTTTAGTGGTTTTGCTATCATAAAAAAGGGGGATACAAAAATACAGTATATCCTCTTTTTTTTATTTTATTCCCTTTAAATATTTGGAATATTTAAATATAATGGATTTATTCCCATGCAACCGTTCACTGTTGGGATCAAAATTTAAAGAGGTGACTAAAAATGATGACAAGGCATTTTGCATTTTGGCCAAAACGACTAGCAAAAAGTTTACCAATCCCAGAAACGACAGTATATGATAATCTTGCCGTTACAGCGAGGCGTTATCCCAATAAAACGGCAATTGTTTACTATGGAAAGGAAATAACGTTTAAACAGCTGAATGAAGAAGTGTTGAAGCTCGCAGGCTATTTACAGAAAAATTCAGGCGTGAAAAAAGGTGATCGGGTCGTATTATACATGCAGAACTCGCCACAATATATGATTTCATTTTATGCGATTCTGCGAGCAGATGCCGTCGTTGTACCAGTTAATCCAATGAATATTAAAGATGAAGTCGCATTTTATTTAAAGGATTGCGACGCTAAAGTTGCGATTGTTGGCCAAGAATTAATTCCGCAAATTGAACCAAGCATAGGAACGACGCCATTACAGCAAATCATTGTTGCCGCTTATTCGGACTATGCGGAGACCGATTTGGATTACGCAGTGCCTGAAGTGGTTGCTGCTGAAAGGCAGACATTTGAATCCCCTGATCTAATTGAATGGGAGAAAGCATTGGCAGCAGCGATTGAACCGAACGTAAGCACTGCCGAACCAGATGATCTATGCTGTCTTCCATATACTTCGGGAACAACTGGGAAGCCGAAAGGCTGCATGCATACACATAAAACATTGCAGGCAAACATTCTCAGTGCAAGTGTATGGTCTCAGATCACGCCAAGTGCAGTATGCCTGACAACGCTTCCTCTTTTCCATGTGACAGGCCTTCAGCATAGCATGAATACACCGATTTACAATGGAGCAACGATGGTTGTTATGACGAGATGGGATCGCGACGTTGCTGCTACATTCATTGAACGTTATCGCTGTACGCATTGGGTGAATATCGCCACAATGGTCGTTGATTTCTTGGCGAATCCGAATTTGCCAAACTATAATATTGAGTCTCTGACGTCCATCAGCGGAGGCGGGGCGGCACTTCCGGAAGCTGTCGGCGAAAAATTATACGAAATGACAGGTGTCCGGTATACAGAAGGTTACGGGCTGACAGAAACGATTTCACAAACCCATTCAAATCCGAGTGAGAGACCAAAAATGCAATGCATGGGTATTCCCCAGTTTGACGTTGATGCCAGAATCATTGATCCGAATACAATGAAAGAATTGGGCCCGAATGAAGAAGGAGAGGTTATTGTTAACGGTCCACAAGTGTTTAAAGGATATTGGAACAGGCCTGAAGAGACAAAGAATGCCTTTATTGAAATGGATGGGAAAACATTTTTTAGAACAGGCGATATTGCCCGGTACGACGAAGAAGGTTATTTCTTTATGGTTGATCGCGTCAAGCGGATGATTAATGCGTCAGGCTTCAAAGTGTGGCCAGCAGAAGTGGAATCAATTCTTTATAAGCATCCTGCTGTAGAGCAAGCTTGTGTCATCGGAGTCCCTGATCCGAGAAGAGGAGAAACGGTAAAAGCATTTATAGTTCTGAAAGAGGAAAGCAAAGGAAATACAACAGAAGAAGAGATTATTGAATGGTCAAAAACACAAATGGCAGCGTACAAATATCCAAGAATCGTTCAATTTCAAGATAGCCTTCCTATTTCAGGAAGCGGGAAAATTTTATGGAGGAAGCTTCAGGAGCAAGAAGAACAGATGCAGGATTAATTAACACAAAAACTCACGCTTTACAGGCTGTGAGTTTTTGTCATTAATGGATGGTGATCAGCAGGGTGTGGCTCTTTTTTGTAAAAAAGGTACTCTTTTATTAAATGGTGTGTCGTGATAAATTCGTTGTAATAATCTTCATAATCCCCTCCGTTTTTAATTAAACGTTGGAGATGTTTTACAATTCCAATTATTTCTGAAGTCATTTCCAAAGGACTTTTTTTATGAGTTTCTTTAAAATAAAAAACTTCTTCGTAAACGATGTCTTCTGGAGAAATCCCTCGATCAATAGCATCTATCAATTTTTGCTCTCGTTTTTCAATAATTGCTAAGTAGTCGTGCAGCTTCTGTTCATATTCTTTGCGCCGAACCATCCCTTTATGGTGGGAAGTAACGAAGTATTCCGCATCAACCTCAAGGGTCTTTAACGCTGACTGAATAAACAAATCAATGTCGCTGTCAATGTTATTATACCACGGCCCGAATGATGACAAGTCAATGTCGACAACAAACAGGATACCGTGGTCAGGGAAATAGGGAAGAGCCAAGCCTTCCGTGTGGCCAGGTGCATGAATCATGATCATTTTTTCGCCAGCTATTTGTAATGGGAGTTCGTATGGATAAACATTCATATCCACATTTGTCGCTGCATTTAGGACAGGATTATTTCGTTCAGTCCGTTTTTTTATCCAGTCTTCGGCTCCTTCTTCACCGAGAACAGCATAGAGCCCGTTCGCTTTGGTCAGTTCATGTAAATCTTTTAGCTTATGTTTATCGTAAGGATTAATCCACGTTTGTGCTTCGGGAAATTCACCAATTCCCGATATGTGATCAAGGTGGTAGTGCGTTAAGTAGATATTTTTGAGTGGCTTTTGATTTTTTATATAGTCATAGGCCTTGTGACCTGTCCCGCAGTCAATTAATGCTGTTTCATCTCGACCGTGGACGAGGAGTGAAGTAGAAAAAGGTATTTTACTTTTATTTTCACCAGTAAGGATTTCAATTGGACCGATTTTTGTATATGTCACTGGTTTCCCTCCAAATTGTGAATGGTTATCTTGATTAAGAGGTTTTACTCTAATATAAGGATACTAAATTTTAAGATATTTTACAAAACGGCAAATCATTTTAGTTGAAACTTTTTCATTGGAATGGCAGTTTTATAATCGAAAGGAGAGAGGGTGAATATGCGCGTTGATAAGATCATTGGATTAGCGAAACAAGGGAACCACGATGCGCTACATGATTTAATTGAAAGTCACTTGCCAATTGTTGAGCGATTCGCTTACCAAATTGGTGTGTCAGCCAATGATGTTGAAGATGTAACACAGGAAGTCTTCATACGTGTTTTCCGCTTTATTGATCAATTTTCCGGGAAAACGTTTTCAACGTGGCTATATACAATCACTTTAAATGTCGCAAGAGATTATTTTAAAAAAACAAAACGTGAACAAAATAAAATCATTGCCCTTTTTAGGGAGCCAACTTCTACTGTGAGTAGTGATAAGGAAACGTTCCAAAATGAGGAGGATGCTTTTCTTCATAAAGCTATCCAAGATTTAGATCAAAAATATAAAGTGCCGCTTGTACTTTATTATTTCCACGATAAAAAGATTCAAGAGATCTCACAAATTTTGTCAATCCCTGAGTCTACAGTTAAAACCAGACTTTCTCGAGCAAAATCACGATTAAAGAAGATGATCGAGGAGAAGGGAGGAGAATTCGATGCAAAGTAGTGATGATAAATTACAAATTAGATTAAACAGCTTAAAACAAGCCTATGAACAGATGCCGGCATTCTCTAATGTAGATAGGATTGTAAAGAATATAAATGGTATAAATCGTACGAAGAGAAAAAGAAAGAGATTACGTATATTGCCAATAGGAGCTGCTATTGCCGTCTTTGCACTCGTTGGATTACTCATCGTTGCTTCGCCGGATTTGTTCCAGAATGGCTCAGAAAATTCTGAGCAAAAAATGGAAGAAAGCTCTGAAAACCATGTTAAGCAAGATCCAAACAAGTTGGCAGAAACAGATAAAGATAATGAAAAAGACGCGACTACTGTGGAGATCGATCGTCCCGAAACAAAAACTGAAACACTGGAAATCGAAGGAATGCCTGAAGAAAAAACGTTCATTCTTGCGAAAAATGAACATATAGGAGTCTCCACATATTACCCTGATGACATGGTTGCACAAACTGAGCAAAACAGCATAAAAATATTCACCAATTTTGTTGGGGAAAAAAGGGACGATGCTTATTTTGAAATCTATGAAGCAAGTGAGAATCAAACAAAAGATGATAAGCAGCTGCTATCCGACTTTAATGGTTATTCTATTACTGAAGTTGCCGAGGATGAATTCATGATCCCATACTCCCAGAAGGAGTATACGATTGAAAAAGGAGATTTTACAGGCACTGTCTCTATTTTCGAAAGAAATGGCAAAGTGTATCGAATAACAACCCATTACCCTATTGAATGGGGTGACGGAGTTGGTCCAAGAATAGCTAAAATCATTGATGAATTAGAGTTTCATGAGTAAGTAGAAAAAAATCGGCTCTTTTGCCGATTTTTTCCTTTTTCGGGCTTCTGACTTTAAGTTATTAATCGATATGCAATCACGTTTCATGTTACGTAGCTTTCCTTTCCAATGCTGTCAGGTCGTGATATAATAAAAAAGCTAATAAAATCTTAGGAGTGTGTATATGACAGCGAATTATGAAGTAGGCAGTGTTGTGCAGGGGAAAGTGACAGGAATCAAGCCTTTTGGAGCGTTTGTTGCTCTAGATGATAAAAC carries:
- a CDS encoding hemolysin family protein; amino-acid sequence: MDIFNLILFILLIFFTAFFVAAEFSVVKVRKTRIDQLAMNANKNAIIVQKILNNLDGYLSATQLGITIAALGLGWLGEPTFHGLIDPFVAWFGLPEAVTSTLSFLIVFLFVTFLNVVVGELAPKTIAIQKSEQIALLIAKPLYWFYIIAFPLIWLLNGSARLLVRVFGFKTNDSQEAALSEEELRLSMSESYKSGEINQSELQYVNRIFEFDDRLAREIMVPRTEIVCVYKDDTLEENLNVLKQEKFTRFPVADGDKDHIVGLINIKEVFHDVFNNHAKPLEEYIRPIILVIEHIPIKKLLIRMQKEQIHMAVLVDEYGGTAGLVTVEDILEEIVGEIRDEFDSDEQPMINKVSPTITVLDGKVLIEDVNNLFNLHLDDSEVDTIGGWMLSQISDIQLGSSIKVNGYEFKVTEIDGHQVKYIEVIRQNNKDEQVIKKTPADD
- a CDS encoding alpha/beta fold hydrolase, giving the protein MTTAITEHTSNITLLNVQLYYEWYEPNVHRSNQVFLLIHGFLSSTYSFRYLIPLLAKTHTVISIDLPGFGKSEKSTSFRYSYKNYSQLIIDFITAFSLKHVVLIGHSMGGQIALRTAKIAPALIERCVLIGGSAYLKRAKKAVIYSSYLPFVSFFIKKWFKKNDVKENLLTVVYNKSIVNENLIKEYGEPLQHKRFLDCMIRLLRHREGDLLSEEMQSIATPCLLVWGKHDKVIPLTTAHNLLTDLPNAKLVVYEDAGHLVSEEQPEKLAKDILEFLNE
- a CDS encoding Lrp/AsnC family transcriptional regulator encodes the protein MDNKTVELLEILEKNGRIPIETLAKMLDLKVEEIERKIKTLEEKNIILSYSAVVDWSKAIEDEKVTAVIDVKVTPKRGVGFNEVAERIYRFPEVKAVYLMSGTYDLSVHIEGKTMAQIARFVAEKLSTIDSVISTTTHFMLKKYKHDGVIFEPKKEDKRIVVSP
- a CDS encoding aminotransferase, whose protein sequence is MKTSTMKRSYLSETAKKLKPSGIRKFFDLASQMEGVISLGVGEPDFVTPWHVCEASLDSLERGYTGYTSNAGLLELRTEIVKYLQGKFNLTYDAEDEVIVTVGASQAIDVALRAILDSGDEVLVVEPCFVAYSASVSLAGGVPVAVPTSAESEFKLLPEQLEQKITEKTKAIILCFPNNPTGTTMSEQELDNVADIVKKHDLLVLTDEIYAELSYNEEHVSIARFNGMKERTIYISGFSKAFAMTGWRLGYAAGPAEIIQAMLKIHQYTIMCAPTMAQYGALEALKTGMDDVNEMVKSYRQRRNFLVKSFQEIGLDCHLPGGAFYVFPSIKKTGLTSEQFAERLLHEEKVAVVPGNVFGEGGEGHIRCSYATSLSELQEAMNRIGRFTRKYAV
- a CDS encoding long-chain fatty acid--CoA ligase, whose product is MMTRHFAFWPKRLAKSLPIPETTVYDNLAVTARRYPNKTAIVYYGKEITFKQLNEEVLKLAGYLQKNSGVKKGDRVVLYMQNSPQYMISFYAILRADAVVVPVNPMNIKDEVAFYLKDCDAKVAIVGQELIPQIEPSIGTTPLQQIIVAAYSDYAETDLDYAVPEVVAAERQTFESPDLIEWEKALAAAIEPNVSTAEPDDLCCLPYTSGTTGKPKGCMHTHKTLQANILSASVWSQITPSAVCLTTLPLFHVTGLQHSMNTPIYNGATMVVMTRWDRDVAATFIERYRCTHWVNIATMVVDFLANPNLPNYNIESLTSISGGGAALPEAVGEKLYEMTGVRYTEGYGLTETISQTHSNPSERPKMQCMGIPQFDVDARIIDPNTMKELGPNEEGEVIVNGPQVFKGYWNRPEETKNAFIEMDGKTFFRTGDIARYDEEGYFFMVDRVKRMINASGFKVWPAEVESILYKHPAVEQACVIGVPDPRRGETVKAFIVLKEESKGNTTEEEIIEWSKTQMAAYKYPRIVQFQDSLPISGSGKILWRKLQEQEEQMQD
- a CDS encoding MBL fold metallo-hydrolase; its protein translation is MTYTKIGPIEILTGENKSKIPFSTSLLVHGRDETALIDCGTGHKAYDYIKNQKPLKNIYLTHYHLDHISGIGEFPEAQTWINPYDKHKLKDLHELTKANGLYAVLGEEGAEDWIKKRTERNNPVLNAATNVDMNVYPYELPLQIAGEKMIMIHAPGHTEGLALPYFPDHGILFVVDIDLSSFGPWYNNIDSDIDLFIQSALKTLEVDAEYFVTSHHKGMVRRKEYEQKLHDYLAIIEKREQKLIDAIDRGISPEDIVYEEVFYFKETHKKSPLEMTSEIIGIVKHLQRLIKNGGDYEDYYNEFITTHHLIKEYLFYKKEPHPADHHPLMTKTHSL
- a CDS encoding RNA polymerase sigma factor; amino-acid sequence: MRVDKIIGLAKQGNHDALHDLIESHLPIVERFAYQIGVSANDVEDVTQEVFIRVFRFIDQFSGKTFSTWLYTITLNVARDYFKKTKREQNKIIALFREPTSTVSSDKETFQNEEDAFLHKAIQDLDQKYKVPLVLYYFHDKKIQEISQILSIPESTVKTRLSRAKSRLKKMIEEKGGEFDAK